The Catenulispora sp. MAP5-51 DNA window CGGACACGGCGGTGATCAGCTGTCGCCGAGTAGTTATGGGCATGACCGGCGGATCGGGCAATCTACGTGTCCGATCCGCCGGATAAGAGATGACATAGTATTGTCAAACGCCCTCTGAGAGAGCTGAAAGCTAGTTGATGCCCGATTCGTCCTTGGGTTGTGGTCAGGAGTGCTGGTCGGCGGTCGTATCGGGGGTGCGGGATCGTGGCACGGCGAACAAGCCGGGTTCTTCTTCGTCAATGAGTCCCGTGCTGACCAGGCGCTTGAGTTTGTAGCGCAGGCTCTCGATGTTCGTGGGCTCGGTGCCGAGGTCCAGGTCGCGGCACAGGTCTCGGGCGCGGCGTGGGGTGTCAGCACCGGCCAGGGCTGTGAGGATGTGCTGGTAGAGGGGGTTGTCGGGCAGACCGGGGTGAGTGGCCGGAGGTTCATCCTCGCCGAGGGCGAGGATGAACTTGCGGGCGGTGGCCAGGTCTGCGGCTTCGGCGTCCAGGTCGCGCAGCCGGTCGGTGAGGTTCTGGATCTGTGCGCGCAGGTCGTCGGCGGCTGTGGCGATCACCTGCTCGCGGACGGCGATCTTCTCCAGGGCGGTGGCCATCGTTGCCTTCTATGTGGTCAGCGCCGGCGGTGTGCGCCAGCTTGGGGTGATCGTGCCGGTCAGCCGGCGGACTATGCGGCGAGACGAGGCCCAGTACACGCGCGATTCGGAGGACTTCGGGTCGACGGTGTACTCGCGTACCAGGTACCGGTCGTAGACCAGGACGCCGTTGGTCTGTTCGACGACGAACCGCTTGGCCTGCGGGACGAACCCGGTCTGTTCGGGGTTGCGGACCACGATCTCCACCTCGATGCCCAGCGATGCGCCATGCTCGACGACCGACTACTTGAAGCCCTGGTCGACCCAGGCCTTGGCGACCGTGGGGGTATCGGCGGCGACCTTGTCCAGCAGCGCCTTGCCGATCGCGTTCTCGTGGACGCCGGCCGCCACGATCACCACCGCGATGATCAGGCCTATGACGTCGACGGCGAGTCCGCGTGGCTAGGGCGGCTTCCCGCAGACCCACCAGGGCGCCTTGAGTCATTACCACTCGGACCTTTACGCGACGGCTCCACGCGAGCCCGAATGACGCCCCGAATCGGGACCACTTTGGTCGGTCGGGCCACGTCGTTGGTGGGTCTGGTTCTGGCCGTCATGGCATTCTCGCAAGTCGCCGCAGCCGCATCGCAACGTCTTGGTGGACGCCGCTCAAGCCGCCTTAGTGGGTCTGCGGGAAGCCGTCCTAGCCACCGCGTTTGCGGCCCGGGACCTTCTTGTTCGCGTCCTTTCCCGTGGTGGTGGCCGGGACGTTCGATGCGGCGTGCAGGCTCGCCGAGTCCAGCACGACCGCGCTCGGGTCCTCTGCACGTCCGGCCCGCTCCCGCACCTGCGCGCGCAGCAGATCATGGAGGATCTTGTCGAAGCCCTCGTTGCGCCAGGTGTAGAAGTAGTACTTCACCGCCGATGCCGGTGGGAAGTCCGCAGGGAGCATGCTCCATGGGCAGCCGGCCCGGTTCTGGTAGAAGATCGCATCGACGATGTCGCGCATCTCGTACTGCCCGTCGTGCCCGCTGACCGACGGGTGCTGTGCTTTGCGAGCGGTGATCACCGGGCCGATCAGCTCTTATTGCCCGTCGGTCGTGTCGCTGGGATAGAGCCTGTCCCTCATCGCGCCAGTCCAGCAGCCGTCCGAGCCGCAGTTGGCTCGAACCGTTCGGCGTCACCGGAACGCGCGACGACAAAAACATGGCGAACCAGCATGAACAGGTACGTCACAATCCCGGACTCAACCCAAGAACGAATTGGGCATAAACTAACTTTCAGCTCTCTCAAGCTCGCGGCCTAACACATCACAACGGGCAACAGAGTCCCACAGGGCTACGACTAGTGAATGACCTGTTGGAGACGGCTGCGACGCTGAAACAAGGCCGGGATCCATTTCAAACCGCCGCGAACAGCTCTTCAGGAGCCGATCGAGATCCGCTCTTGATCAACTTGCGGCATGTAGCCCTTGCCCGCCTTGGCACGGCGTACATTTGGTCTAAGTCGCTCGGGGTGGGCGCCGTCACAGGAGCGCGGAGGTGATGCGGTGCGGCTCCCCGACCCTCGCCGTTCTACAGTGCTGACAATCGGCATGGGCGAGTACTTTGATGACTCGCTGCCTGATCTTCCGACCGTCTTGGCCGGCGCAGAAGCACTTGGTAAGGCCCTGACGAGGCCCTGTATCGGCGCTTTTCCGGCCGAATCGTCAACTCTTCTTCTCAACCCCTCTCTGGCTAAGCTCGAACGTGAGCTCCGCGGTCTCGAAGACTTCGAGGACACCGTCGTACTCTTCTATTCGGGGCACGGGCTGATCGATCCCCGAGGCGAGCTCTACTTGGCCGTCCCCGACACCGATAGCAGCAGGGTGCAAACCACCGCGCTGCCCTACGACCTGGTCCGGCAGACGATGTCACGGTGCCGCGCCAAGAACCGCATCGTTATCCTCGACTGCTGTTTTAGCGGCCGCGCGATCCCTGGCATCATGGCGGCGGGTTCAGACGATGTGTTCGCTGCCCAGGCATCGTTGCGAGGCGTCTACGTCATCACAGCCACCAGTCCGACTGCAGCGGCTATGGCACCCGTTGATGCACGGTTCACCTGAGCGTGCCGAAAACTACGCGACCTGCGTGTATTCGTGGATCACACCCCCCGGCGCGATCATGGCGTCGGACGCGAAAGTCGTCGAGATCGACCACGTTGTCCGGCAGCGGCCGCAGGGGTGCTGCCTGGTTGAGGGTGCGGTGCGGACGGTGCTCGTTGTAGTGGATCTCGTATTCTCGGAGCAGCCGGATCAGGTGCGGCAGATTCCAGATCAAGGTGCGGTCGGTCAGCTCCGCGCGCAGCGAGCGGAACCACCGCTCCATGATCGAGTTCTGGCGGGGTGACCGGATCCCGGTGCGGACCACCTCGACGGCGGCGGCGGTGAAGATGGCGTCGAACGCGGCGCCGAAGGAGGCGTCCCGGTCGTGGATCAGGAACGTCACCTGTGCTCCGGTGTCTTCCAGATCCATCAGCAAGTTGCGGGCCTGCTGCACCACCCAGTCCGACGTGGGGTGCAGGGTGGCTCCGAGGACACGCACACTGCGGGTGGCGTGCTCGATCACTGCCAGCACGTACGCTTTCGATCCGTCGATCAGGTCGACCACCACGAAATCACACGCCAAGATCGCCTCGGCCTGGGAACGCAGAAACTCAGCCCAAGTCGGGCCGGTATCACGGGACGGAGCCGGATCGACGCCCGCGGCCCTGAGGATCTCCCACACCGTCGAGGGAGCCAGGCGGATACCGAGGCCAGCCAGCTCACCGTGGATCCGCCGATACCCCCACGACGGATTCTCCCTGGCCAGCCGCAGCACCAGAGCCTTGATGTCGCGGTGTGTGGCGGGGCGTCCCGGCCCTCGCCGCGAACGTCGCGCCCAGCGACGCCGCAACAGGTCCCGATGCCAACCCAGGAGCGTGCCAGGGGTGACGATCAGCCGGATCCGCGACAGCCGAGTGGCCGGGAGCAACCCGGCCAGCAGCACCAGCCACGCCCGATCAACCCACCTGAGCTTCCGCGCAAGCCGCGGATCCCGACGCTGCGCGACCGCAAGCTGATGACGCAACATCAGGATCTCAACGTCCTTGGCCGTCGAATCACTCACCGACAGACGCATCCACGCGAACAACCGGCTCGCGATCAAACCAACATCAACCCCACGAACCGACATCATCCCAGCTCGCCCCGACTATCGGCACCCTCAGGTTAGCTGGTCACTTATGGCTTGGCTTACGTCGCGTCGCATGGCCGGCCTCGCGGGTCAAAGGCCGCGACATGTCTCATGACGGGTCATCGGCTCGTGTCGAACAGTCAGAGGCTCCGATCCGTCGAGACCGCTGTCGGAGCGAACCGCTACTGTCTGCTCCGCGACGTTTCCTTGGGGGGCTCATGAAATCACCGGGGCTACTCGGCCACCTGGCAACGAGGCTGACCAGCCAGTCAGAGAACTTGGCGACCGAGGCGCTGTGCTACGTGTTGCAAACCTCGGCTGCGGCGACGGCAGGCTTCACGGCGATGCTGCGCAAGGCCGCCGACATCCCTGAGGAATTGCGCTTTGACACGCAGGCGTCGTCCGACGCCGACGCAGGCATCCCAGACATCGTCGGCTACGACGCCGGCGGCGGAACTCGGGTGCTGCTTGAGGCTAAGTTTTGGGCCGGTCTGACGAAGAACCAACCAGTCACATATCTCGAGAGGCTTCCCGCCGTCGGCGATGGCGTGGAGGGACTTCTGCTGGTCGTCACGCCCAGCTTGCGAGTCGACCTTGTATGGGCGGAGCTGCATGAGCGTTGCCTCGCCGCTGGCCTCCAGCTCGGTGGCGCCAGCGGATTCGGGGAGTTCCGATGGATCCATGTGGGCGGCCGCGTACTCGGGATCATCAGTTGGCGGGTCATGCTCGAACATCTCCAAGACGCCGCGACGGCCGGCGACGACTTGGTAGCGCGGGCGAACCTCGGGCAAATCGCTGGGCTGTGTGAACTCATGGACGCTGAGGCGTTCATACCGCTTGGGCCGGAGGAACTGTCCGGTGCGCTACCGAGAAGGCTTGTCCAGTACGATGGCATCCTTTCCAAGGTCGTCGACAGGCTGATATCCGACGGGACGGCGAAGTCGAAGGCGGCGAACGGCACTGGGCTCGGCCGCAGCGCCGGAACGATGTGGTGGGGCCGCTCCTTCGCCATTAGCGGAGTGACGTGCCTGCTGAGCATAGACGCGCAACTGTGGGGGTATCGGCGATACACCCCGTTTTGGCTCCGAATCGGGTATCTCCAGCCGTCTCGGACAGACCGGGTCCTGGACCGTTTGAATGAACTCCAAACCGATGCGGAGCGCGTGGTGATTGTCGGCAAGGGCGATATCTTTGTCGCAATTGACACCCCGACCGGCGTCGAAGAGGCGACGGTGGTCAAGTCCATGGTTGCACAAATCGTAAGGATCAAAGACCTTCTGAAGCCGTTAGACGCCTCAGGTGGCCCTGTCATGGGCGCTGTGTGAGCGCGATGTGAACAGATCTCGCGAAACTGCCGACAACAATCACCGGTCAGCGGTTGATTGAGGACGTTTGGGCCGAGTGGGGCCGGTCGCTGAGGAGATTGGCGCCCGGATCAGGCAAGTGCAACTTTGCGCTAATCATCATGCCTTATGAATCGTGTGATCTTTGCGAGATCCAGTGAAGGCTGCAGATCATCCCGTATCCGGCGCCGCATTCGACCATATTCGCGCAGCAACGGCTCTATAGCAGGGTTCTTGACCCACACGGGCATCATGGACCAGAGTTGCCCTCGATGGCGTCCGCCTCCTCGGCGCGGCCGAGGGCTCGAAGGTCTCGTATCAGCCGTCGGCGGGTCGATCCAGTCGCCGAATGCCGCTTGCCGACGAGGCGCTCGAATCGCGAGAGCAGTTCTTTGTCGATGGCGAGCGCCTCTTCATAATCGCCGAGCTTGTGCAGGACCTCGGCGACGTTCTTCGCCGTGTACATCGTCGTCAGGCTGTCAGCGCCGTCCTTCACCGTGCGCCGCTGCAGGACGTCCCGAAACACCGCGAGCGACAGTCGATGATCATCGAGCCCGTACAGGCTGCCGGCGAGATTCTCCGTCGCTAGCAATGTTGTTTCGTGGTCCTTGCTGAGTGCGAGGTCACACCGCCTGACCGTGCCCTCGTTCTGCCGTAGGGCGTCGTGGAAGTCGCCGGCGGCGTTGAGGCACGCCCCCAGGTTGGCGGCGGCGAGCAAGGTGGCGGGGTCCTCGGCGCCGCGAGCCTCTGTGCGCGCGCGGAGCACTGTTTCGAGCAAGGTTCTGGCCTGCTGCAACTCCGACAGTCCGTGGTGGCACGCAGCCAGGCGCTCGGTGACGTCGATGGTGGACGGATGGGATTTGCCGAGTTCGGCAGTCCAAGCCTGGAGAATCTCGGTTGCCAAGATCTTGCCGAGGCTCGCGTTCTCGGCTGCGTACAGGTAACAAAGGATTCGTATTAAGAGGGTGCGGAAGGCCGAAGGGGTGCTGATCGGTACGCCCGCCTCACGCAGGTAGCCGAGCAGGGTCTGCACATCCGAGGTGAGCAGCCGGTACGACTCCCACGTGGCAGGATCTTCGGGCTCGCCGGGGGCCAGCGCCGCGAGTCGGTCACGGGCAGCGCGACATGCCTGGGCCGGGTCGCCGCGATCAGCCCTGATGAGGGCGACCACGTCGGCATGTGCCCTGCGTGTCGCCTTGATGCCGGACGTCGTCATGCGCGACCACCCGCCAATGCGGGAGCTGTTGCGATGAGCTGCGCGAGGTTGACCCCGCCGACCACATCGGGCGGCGCGCCCCCGAGCGATGTGCAGTCCCGGCCGCGGGAGATGGCCGAAGCCAGAGCTCCCGCGGCGTTGACGCCCAGCACATCTGTCAATGCTTCTGCGGCGTACTCCAGCATGGCTGTCGCACGCATCCATGCAGCTGAATAGAGTGCGCGCAGAGCCACATCAGGGTTCCGATAAAGAAGTAAGGGAAAGAGGCGACTTATGACGTCACTGGGGATTCTCGCCTCGTCCTTCGACGCGGCTTCACAACGTTCTGCCTCGTGAAGCAGCTCGACCGGATCCACCACGCCACCGAGCAGAGGCGAGGTGGCCAGGATGACCAGGGTGTCCAGGCGACGTGCCGGGGTGATCTCCCGGGTCGCCGCGATGATCTCGGAGCACAGCTCGACGAGTTCGTGTTCGCACGCCGGCTTCACTTCCGCCGCAAAAGCAACGAGGCCGGCCGCCGCGGGCAATGGCCCTTTGCCGACCATGGCGCGTATCCGCCGCACGAAGGCGGGAGGCAGCGACGCCCCCGGCGTCGGACGAAGCAGGTCCACGGCAGCCGCGTAGACGGGCTCGCTCAGTTGGAGATTCCCCAGCGAGGAACGGTATCCAGGAATCTGCTGAGAGAGAAGGTATTCCTGATAAGCAGCTGCCGCTCGCGTGCATTCGGCCAGCAGTTCGGAACTGTCCGGATATCGTGAGAGGCTGAGGGCATGCAGGTGCATCTCCCTGAATCCCTGCTGGTGTGGACGGAGCACGGGAAGCTCACCACGTCGAATCGCGGCGTATGTCTCGGATGACCAGAGCGTCACAGTCATCAGATGCGCGTGGGACAGGTACCTGAGCCCCTGAATCGCTTCCTTGTCTTGCGGCCGGCAACCCAGTGAAGAAACCGCGAGTTCAAACCTGACTCGGTGGTCTGGGCGCAGATAGGCCGTCACTCCGCGGTCCTCGATATCGCCGCCATGAACGTTCCAGCGATATTCCGGCACCTTCGGCAACTCGCGATCTATCTCCTGCGACAGGGTGTCGGTCTCGGGGCCGTGGCTGGCGTCGGAGCGGTGCGCAAGCCGGTGCAGCCTTGCCAGCCCTATGAGGCGCTCCGGCGGGTCCTCGATCGCTCGTACCACTGCCAGTGCCACGGAATCATCCTTTGCCCACAAGCGTTCGGCGAGCGCCCGCACCGCCGCGGCCAGCGAAGGAGGGCTGTTGGGCCTGGTGCGAATCATGTCGACCGGGTCGCGGAAGAAGTGCCGCTTCGCATTGATGAGCCACTCTTGGCTGAGATCCGAAAGTGCCGCGATCCTGAGTACGCCACTCGGCGTGGCCGGTTTCGAGTCAAGGACCGGTCCAGGTGACGATCGCTCAAGAAAGAAGTGGATATAGCCCTCATCGACACCGCTTGCAGACATCGCCCCGGGGCGTGTCGCGTGGCCCAGTGCGTCCTCGAGGATGGCCGTCGCTTCGGCGGTCTCGCCGCGGTCCAGATGGAGATGAGCGATGTCGGCGAGGAATGAGTAACGGTCGTATTCGGAGAATTGTTGGGCACCGTCGGCCGTGGCCAAGTCAAGCTGTCTGAGCCTGATCGAGGTTTCGTGGTCCCGCCATCGGGTGTTGCGCAGTTCTCTGGCCACTTGCGCGGCCCTGGCAAGGTCGTAGTCGGCCAGCAACTTGGCCACGGACCCCAGACTGTGTCGCCGCCTCGAAACGTCCATGGATTCATCGCTGGCACGCGGAGCAGGTATCTCGTCGTATATCTGGCCTATGAGCTGGAGCGCCTTCTCATGGTTCAGCTCCCCCAGCGCCGACTCCACTCTCAACTGCCGCCAGGCATCGGTACTCTTGGGACGGTATCGATCGATGAGAGCCTGGGCCCGGCGCGGGGATCCGAATCTCCTCCAGAGTCGGGCACCGTCCAGACACGCGTCACCGGAACCGATTGAGCTCACGTCCATTCGCGCGAGCAGGAAGCGAGCGGTCGTCTGATCCACGTCGGCGAGTTCTGTAGCCGTCCTGGCCAGGCACCCGAGGAGATCCTCGAACATGCCGCCGTTCCAGCGCTCTTTGCGGACGTCCTCGTCGTCGACCTCGAACACCTCGGCCCGGACGGCTGCCAGAAGCCGCTGACTCATCACGGGGTCACGCTCCGACCACGCGACGGCCAAGCGCGCGTATCCGACCAGGCGAGCCGCCGCGCCAGCCGTCTGCAGGTCGGCCTCCGATTTGCGCAGCAACTCCGGCGCTTTGTCCGCTTCAGCACGTACCGCCAAATCTAGGTAGTCCTGCCAGCGCTCCCCGCAGATTCGGCCGATGAGCGCACAGGCCTTGTCTGTGTCGGATTCGACACGTGCGGCGGCCCGGTACAGCGCATCTGGTTCCCGCTGATCAAGTTCGTCGCTATGCGAACCTGTTAGGCCGTGCCGCCACAGACGCAGTGCGCGGTCCAGATCAAAGGGTGCAAGTACCATTGCGGCAGACTGGATCGCATAAAGGCGCACATTCGTTCGATGAAAGCGTGGGCTGAGATCTTCCGGAACCGTCAAAGCCGTCTCGACCAGCAGCTCACGCAGTTCTCCGCGCGAGCGTTCACCAGGGCCGGGATCCGCGTGCCGCCAGATCTCCGCCATCGCGACGAACTGATGCACCGACGGCCCGATCCCGGCCACGTGTTCGAGCGCCGCGCTGAGCCGGCCCATCCGGGCCATCAGCCCTACGACCTTGGGTGCCAGGGCACTACTGGACCGGCCGGCTTCTTCGCGTACTGTCCGGAGATACATCACTTTGGGCAGTCCGATTGTCGGCGACTCCGACTCGGCGACGTGGTCCGCGACACGATCGACGGCGTTGAGGAAGTTGCCGGCCGCACCGAACTCTCGCACGATCGCTCGCAACAGTCCCGGGCAGACGAGGTCGACAGCTTGGCTGGACACCTGCCGACGGGAGCTCAGGACGTGCTCGGGAAGATAGGTCAGGCCGTACCGGTCCATCGTCGACCATTCCGCCTCGGCCCAGGTGGCAGCCGACCCACGGTAGTGGCGCGCTATCCGCTCGTGCCACTCGAGCGGATCAAGCCAGCAATCGGGATGTTTGTCCCGGGCAAGCGCCCCGGTGAGGAACTCTCCGACAGAAGCATGGAAGAGAGCGACCCGCTCGCCGCGCCAGTAAAGCAGCCAGCGAAGGCGTGCAAGGACGTTGCGGACGGAGCGCGGCCACACCCGCGCTTCGATCAGCCGCAAGAGCTGATCCTCCGTCAGCGGCTCCCGCGCTACTGTGAGGACGCCGAGGATCGGCTGCCCGACCCCCTCCCACGCGGACGTGAACCGGTCAGCCGCGCCGATCGGGTCCTGGATATCGAGCAGCCCGAGCCGGTCGATCTCGACCCGGGCCAGTTCGACAAAGAACCCGTAGATGCCGGCCAGCGTCTGCGGCACATCCTCAAGGGTGAAAAGCTGGTCCACCAGACTGGCGTCGCCGGCCTGAATGGCTCCCCTCAAGGCACGAACATAGCTGGCCAGGTACAGGAAGTTCCCATCGGCGCGGCGGGCCGCCTGGCGCAGGAACTGATCGGGGAACAGCCCCCGAGCGTGCGCTTCCCCGGCAACTTCGGCGGTGGTGAGAGTCTTCTCCGCGTACGAGATCAAGTCGTCAGTCACCTGGCGGTCACCGGTATCGACGAAGATCTCCTTGATCTGGTCCTCACGCCCGGCCCGCAGGAGCCCGAGCGCCGACTGCGGCCTTGACGTCACCACCATCTTGACGTTCGGCGGCAACCGCGGCCCGGTCGCCAGCCATTCCAGGAGCCGGGTGTCGCGATCGGCTCTGGAAGCCTCGTCGAGCGCGTCCAGCAGAATGACGACCCCCGGGCCGTTCGGGTCCGCCTCGGTCAGGACAGCGGCCGGGCCGAACAGGGCGAGATGGGCCAGATTATCCGGCTCAAGCAAGCGGGGTTCAAGATGCGCGACGCCGATCTCGACACCAATGAGCTCCCCGGCGAGCTTCTCCACCTGCTGCTCGACCTCGACCGTCAACCGAGCGGTCCGGTAGAACGGCGAGACTGTCAGGTCCGCGATTCGGATCCCGGTGGCGCTTCCCTGTTCCTCGATATCGCCAAAGCGCTGTCGAACCGTCATCCCAAGAGCGGACGGCTCATAAAGCTGCGGTTGTTGACCGGCGAGCTGGTGTCCGATGGACAACAGGAATGACGAGATGTCACCCGCCGCGTGAGCTCCTCTGTCCTCCGCACCGACGAAGTAGCGCAGCCAGTCCGAATGGGTCCTCGCCAAGCCCGCCATCAGGCTGGTCTTTCCCGTACCGGGCTCCCCCGTGACCAACACGATGCCGACGCCTGGCTGGTCCAGCGCGTGCTCGATGGCGGCCGTCAGCCAGACCCGCTCGACGAAATCTCCCCCGGTACGCTCAAGCACCAAGTCTTCGAAGGCTCTTTCCATGAGTCAGTCCCCGCTGCCAAGATCCACGCTGATGGGTCCCTATTTCTGCCAGAGCCGCTCCTCAGCCGAGGCTGTCCAAGCGGGCTGCCACGGCCTCGCCGCCGGAATGAACGGTTCCGATCTTCTGCTCGACAGTGCCGTCGGCTTCGCGGCCCACATGACCGGCCCACAGCGCTGTCACGCTGCCATAGACGTCGTCAGCCTCCTGCACGACGTGAAGCCCACCAGTCAGCCGGTCATCGAGGCCGGCCGTGAACCGTTGCCCGAAGACGGCTTCGAGCACGCTGATCAGCTCGGCCACCTCCGCACGCAGCCGCGGATCACCGGGGTCGAGTTCGTGCCCCCGGTGGTGCGCGAGGCGTTCGTTGAGTTCTTGCAGCTCGGAGAGCCGGTGCTGCACGACATCGGGGCGGACGATCAACGGGGTCGTGAGTGCGTCGAGGATCCCAGGCGCCTGGTCCGCCGGCACGGCGATGGGTTCTGAGAGCCTGCCGTCCCGATGCCGCTGGAGTATCTCGTCCAGCTGGCCGTAGAGGAAGCCGAAGCCCTGCGTTATGAACGCGGCCATCAAGCCGGAAGTGGCCAATGCATCGGCGTTGTCCATCGTTTCCCTCCAAACTGCGTGAAACGACTTCGAGCCTGGATATGGTTCCCGGCTCCTCCAGCACGCCGATGCTAAAACCACGCGGAGCGCCCTCATAGGGTTGCCTGTTCCCACACGGGTGTTGCCTGTTTCATCCTGACCTCGGCTTCGGCTTGAACGGCTCCCACGCCGTTCGGCGCACCAGTACCTTAATAAGTGTGGTGACGGGCGAAACGCTACGCGCGATTCGAGACGCTGCCGGCGTCAGCCTGGGGCAGTTGGTGAAGCTCAGCGACTACAGCAAGGGCCACCTAAGCAGGGTTGAGAACGGGCTACGACCCGCTTCGCCGCGCTTGGTGCGGCTGTACGAATCGCTCTCGGCACGATCGGTCGAGTTTGTTGTCTGGGGACCTGCGCTGCCGTCCACGGCAGCCCATGCGGTTGCGGCCACTGTAGAGAGCTACGGCGGCGAGATCCGGCGAGCACGGATCAAACACGCACTGTCCTTGCGGAGGCTGGCCGAGCTATCCGGGATTTCCCACACCTACATCTGCAAGATCGAGACAGGCCAGATCCTGGGAAGCCCGTATGTCGCTTCAAGGCTCGACAACACTTTGCGCCAGCAGGGAAGCCTTTCCGACCTTTACCAGCGCGAGGCACGTCTGGCACCTGACACGTTCCAGATCCCGGAGCCGTCGATCTTGTCCGCCGCGGTGTCTCAGCGCTCGCCGGACGATACCGAAGCCACTCTGGCATCCGCGCGGTTGGAGACTCTGCGAGCGTACCGCCACCTGCAAGGACCTCATTCCGTACTCCCCCAAGTCGTCTCACAGCTCGTCGGCTTGCACGCCGCGGCCGCGGTGGCTTCACCGAGCCGAGCCGCGTCGATCCGGAATGTCGAAGCCCGGCTAGCGGAATACCTCAGCTGGCTGGCCGAGGAGGTGTCCGACATGGACGCCATGCGCAGCTGGATGGCAGTGGCTGTGCAGCTCGGCCGCGAAGGTGGTGACAGACGGGTCGCCCAGTACGTAGCGATCCGTCGATCGGCAACCGCACTTCGCGTTGGCGC harbors:
- a CDS encoding caspase domain-containing protein — its product is MLTIGMGEYFDDSLPDLPTVLAGAEALGKALTRPCIGAFPAESSTLLLNPSLAKLERELRGLEDFEDTVVLFYSGHGLIDPRGELYLAVPDTDSSRVQTTALPYDLVRQTMSRCRAKNRIVILDCCFSGRAIPGIMAAGSDDVFAAQASLRGVYVITATSPTAAAMAPVDARFT
- a CDS encoding integrase core domain-containing protein; translation: MMSVRGVDVGLIASRLFAWMRLSVSDSTAKDVEILMLRHQLAVAQRRDPRLARKLRWVDRAWLVLLAGLLPATRLSRIRLIVTPGTLLGWHRDLLRRRWARRSRRGPGRPATHRDIKALVLRLARENPSWGYRRIHGELAGLGIRLAPSTVWEILRAAGVDPAPSRDTGPTWAEFLRSQAEAILACDFVVVDLIDGSKAYVLAVIEHATRSVRVLGATLHPTSDWVVQQARNLLMDLEDTGAQVTFLIHDRDASFGAAFDAIFTAAAVEVVRTGIRSPRQNSIMERWFRSLRAELTDRTLIWNLPHLIRLLREYEIHYNEHRPHRTLNQAAPLRPLPDNVVDLDDFRVRRHDRAGGCDPRIHAGRVVFGTLR
- a CDS encoding tetratricopeptide repeat protein gives rise to the protein MTTSGIKATRRAHADVVALIRADRGDPAQACRAARDRLAALAPGEPEDPATWESYRLLTSDVQTLLGYLREAGVPISTPSAFRTLLIRILCYLYAAENASLGKILATEILQAWTAELGKSHPSTIDVTERLAACHHGLSELQQARTLLETVLRARTEARGAEDPATLLAAANLGACLNAAGDFHDALRQNEGTVRRCDLALSKDHETTLLATENLAGSLYGLDDHRLSLAVFRDVLQRRTVKDGADSLTTMYTAKNVAEVLHKLGDYEEALAIDKELLSRFERLVGKRHSATGSTRRRLIRDLRALGRAEEADAIEGNSGP
- a CDS encoding AAA family ATPase: MERAFEDLVLERTGGDFVERVWLTAAIEHALDQPGVGIVLVTGEPGTGKTSLMAGLARTHSDWLRYFVGAEDRGAHAAGDISSFLLSIGHQLAGQQPQLYEPSALGMTVRQRFGDIEEQGSATGIRIADLTVSPFYRTARLTVEVEQQVEKLAGELIGVEIGVAHLEPRLLEPDNLAHLALFGPAAVLTEADPNGPGVVILLDALDEASRADRDTRLLEWLATGPRLPPNVKMVVTSRPQSALGLLRAGREDQIKEIFVDTGDRQVTDDLISYAEKTLTTAEVAGEAHARGLFPDQFLRQAARRADGNFLYLASYVRALRGAIQAGDASLVDQLFTLEDVPQTLAGIYGFFVELARVEIDRLGLLDIQDPIGAADRFTSAWEGVGQPILGVLTVAREPLTEDQLLRLIEARVWPRSVRNVLARLRWLLYWRGERVALFHASVGEFLTGALARDKHPDCWLDPLEWHERIARHYRGSAATWAEAEWSTMDRYGLTYLPEHVLSSRRQVSSQAVDLVCPGLLRAIVREFGAAGNFLNAVDRVADHVAESESPTIGLPKVMYLRTVREEAGRSSSALAPKVVGLMARMGRLSAALEHVAGIGPSVHQFVAMAEIWRHADPGPGERSRGELRELLVETALTVPEDLSPRFHRTNVRLYAIQSAAMVLAPFDLDRALRLWRHGLTGSHSDELDQREPDALYRAAARVESDTDKACALIGRICGERWQDYLDLAVRAEADKAPELLRKSEADLQTAGAAARLVGYARLAVAWSERDPVMSQRLLAAVRAEVFEVDDEDVRKERWNGGMFEDLLGCLARTATELADVDQTTARFLLARMDVSSIGSGDACLDGARLWRRFGSPRRAQALIDRYRPKSTDAWRQLRVESALGELNHEKALQLIGQIYDEIPAPRASDESMDVSRRRHSLGSVAKLLADYDLARAAQVARELRNTRWRDHETSIRLRQLDLATADGAQQFSEYDRYSFLADIAHLHLDRGETAEATAILEDALGHATRPGAMSASGVDEGYIHFFLERSSPGPVLDSKPATPSGVLRIAALSDLSQEWLINAKRHFFRDPVDMIRTRPNSPPSLAAAVRALAERLWAKDDSVALAVVRAIEDPPERLIGLARLHRLAHRSDASHGPETDTLSQEIDRELPKVPEYRWNVHGGDIEDRGVTAYLRPDHRVRFELAVSSLGCRPQDKEAIQGLRYLSHAHLMTVTLWSSETYAAIRRGELPVLRPHQQGFREMHLHALSLSRYPDSSELLAECTRAAAAYQEYLLSQQIPGYRSSLGNLQLSEPVYAAAVDLLRPTPGASLPPAFVRRIRAMVGKGPLPAAAGLVAFAAEVKPACEHELVELCSEIIAATREITPARRLDTLVILATSPLLGGVVDPVELLHEAERCEAASKDEARIPSDVISRLFPLLLYRNPDVALRALYSAAWMRATAMLEYAAEALTDVLGVNAAGALASAISRGRDCTSLGGAPPDVVGGVNLAQLIATAPALAGGRA
- a CDS encoding helix-turn-helix domain-containing protein, with product MVTGETLRAIRDAAGVSLGQLVKLSDYSKGHLSRVENGLRPASPRLVRLYESLSARSVEFVVWGPALPSTAAHAVAATVESYGGEIRRARIKHALSLRRLAELSGISHTYICKIETGQILGSPYVASRLDNTLRQQGSLSDLYQREARLAPDTFQIPEPSILSAAVSQRSPDDTEATLASARLETLRAYRHLQGPHSVLPQVVSQLVGLHAAAAVASPSRAASIRNVEARLAEYLSWLAEEVSDMDAMRSWMAVAVQLGREGGDRRVAQYVAIRRSATALRVGASTDAVAWTRQVLSDSSLTLRLRRIALHHEAKAHAKRGDHKAFRSTMDAYYALPDESDVPPSGDWEWGPPPDSQVTSSGLAEATGLMELGDYRAAALLFATALPSASVADQSLSPLARNTNVRFAIREAITYAHINECDRAADVIESLLPAIAPASSTVVRQDLRRLASIIARRRTPRLQALAPDVVTLARSRQPRTRVRRTGA